One region of Oryza glaberrima chromosome 7, OglaRS2, whole genome shotgun sequence genomic DNA includes:
- the LOC127779393 gene encoding uncharacterized protein LOC127779393: protein MEASISPPGSSKQAGLRRPSPGNSLKDLCLVSKQGSIAEVESALALLKKSGGSIDGRNVFGLCALHLATWRNHLPIVRRLLDAGADPDARDGESGWSSLHRALHFGHLCVASVLLQFGASLALEDTKGRTPVDLLSGPVSQANGDSPDSVAMEVFSWGSGTNYQLGTGNAHIQKLPCKVDALHGSYIKTVAASKFHSVAVSSDGELYTWGFGRGGRLGHPDIHSGQTTAVITPRQVTVGLGRKRVNVVAAAKHHTVIATEAGELFTWGSNREGQLGYPSVDTQPTPRRVSSLKARIISVAAANKHSAAVADTGEVFTWGSNKEGQLGYGTSNSASNCIPRMVEYLKGKAFKCVSAAKYHTVALGTDGEVFTWGHRLVTPRRAVISRCLKKGGNTNLKFHRMERLQVNSVAAGVMHTTVLTADGAIFYWVSSDPDLRCRQIFSMCGRNVVNISAGKYWTALATAGGDVFMWDAKKHKDDLPMFTRVHGVKRATSVCVGETHMLVLSSIYHPEYPPKPKIQCKKAMLEWNGGMEELDEDIMFNDAQPDSGISGSDGVIKKGAPSLKSLCEKVAIEHILEPKNSIQLLEVAESLEAKELKKHCEDIAIRNLDYIFTVAAPSVMNASPEILANLERLLDEKSSEPWSHRRLPTVTATYPAVIDSDEEGDEAGGFLRLRDSQKSASKSYGISSYGNFLDKDSNAGQAASKQIRALRKKLQQIEMLEAKQLDGHQLDNQQLAKLESRAALEGELAELGIPTDLRTPVCVTEEKTNKKSSVSKKQKRKNKQAAHSDTPLVKREDRDQIYVKDLQEVLPVHISAEKEASVADSIKPSEHVTFINTKAISCPLENKASQPTSSKKKNRKGGLSLFLSGALDDTPKPSPPTPVVTVTPKHEGPAWGGAKVTKGSASLRDIQSEQRKTNEPITAKAKDRFEDSPDSAGRMRLSSFIPDARSTPITVTPARVVPASEGDKSTLSWSSSATSPNVSRPSLRDIQMQQEKRQTGISHSPKTRTSGFAIPSQGTSPEVGGIKDNVPNRWFKPEADAPSSIRSIQIEEQAMKDFKRFYSNVRIVKPQIQ from the exons ATGGAGGCATCGATATCTCCACCAGGCTCATCAAAGCAAGCAGGTCTTCGTAGACCTTCTCCTGGAAACTCTCTTAAGGATCTGTGTCTTGTTTCCAAGCAAGGATCAATAGCTGAAGTAGAATCTGCTTTAGCTTTGTTGAAAAAGAGTGGTGGAAGCATTGATGGCAGAAATGTGTTTGGTCTTTGTGCTCTCCACCTTGCAACGTGGAGAAATCATCTACCAATTGTGAGGAGGCTCCTCGATGCTGGTGCTGATCCAGATGCAAGG GATGGAGAATCTGGCTGGAGCAGCCTGCACAGAGCACTTCATTTTGGCCACCTGTGTGTTGCTAGTGTTCTTCTACAGTTTGGAGCATCCCTTGCTTTGGAAGACACCAAGGGACGTACACCTGTTGATCTTCTCTCAGGCCCTGTATCACAGGCCAATGGAGATTCTCCTGATTCAG TTGCAATGGAAGTCTTCAGTTGGGGAAGTGGGACAAATTATCAGCTGGGAACAGGCAATGCCCACATACAAAAACTACCATGCAAAGTAGATGCCTTGCATGGGTCATACATCAAAACAGTTGCTGCATCAAAGTTCCACAGTGTAGCAGTTAGTTCTGATGGTGAATTATACACATGGGGATTTGGTCGAGGTGGTCGTCTTGGTCATCCAGATATCCATAG TGGCCAGACAACTGCTGTGATTACTCCTCGCCAAGTAACAGTAGGATTAGGCCGTAAACGAGTGAATGTTGTGGCAGCAGCGAAACATCATACTGTGATTGCTACAGAGGCTGGGGAGTTGTTTACGTGGGGATCAAATAGAG AGGGCCAGCTTGGTTACCCTTCTGTGGATACCCAACCAACACCACGGCGCGTTAGTTCCCTGAAAGCAAGGATTATTTCTGTCGCTGCTGCCAACAAGCACTCAGCTGCTGTTGCTGATACTGGTGAAGTGTTCACCTGGGGTAGCAATAAGGAGGGCCAGCTAGGTTATGGCACTTCTAATTCAGCATCCAACTGCATTCCAAGAATGGTCGAGTACTTGAAAGGAAAAGcatttaaatgtgtgtctgcAGCAAAGTATCATACTGTAGCATTAGGAACTGATGGCGAG GTGTTTACTTGGGGTCATCGGCTTGTGACTCCACGTCGTGCTGTAATATCTAGATGTCTTAAGAAGGGTGGGAATACAAACCTGAAGTTCCATCGTATGGAGCGGCTTCAGGTGAACTCAGTGGCTGCTGGAGTGATGCACACCACTGTTTTAACAGCAGATGGTGCTATTTTCTACTGGGTTTCATCGGACCCTGATTTAAGATGCCGACAG ATATTCTCTATGTGTGGAAGGAATGTTGTGAACATCTCAGCTGGAAAATACTGGACTGCATTGGCTACCGCAGGTGGTGATGTTTTTATGTGGGATGCAAAGAAACATAAGGATGATCTCCCAATGTTTACTCGAGTGCATGGTGTTAAGCGAGCAACGTCAGTTTGTGTTGGTGAAACACATATGCTTGTGCTTTCTAGCATATACCATCCTGAGTACCCacccaaacctaaaatccaaTGCAAGAAAGCCATGTTAGAATGGAATGGTGGGATGGAAGAATTGGATGAAGACATCATGTTTAATGATGCACAGCCTGACAGCGGTATATCTGGAAGCGATGGTGTAATAAAAAAGGGAGCACCTAGCCTGAAGAGCTTATGTGAGAAAGTTGCGATTGAGCATATTCTGGAGCCAAAGAATTCTATACAACTTCTTGAAGTTGCCGAGTCCTTGGAAGCTAAGGAGCTCAAGAAGCACTGCGAG GATATAGCTATTCGCAATCTTGATTACATTTTCACAGTGGCAGCTCCATCAGTTATGAATGCTTCTCCTGAAATTCTTGCAAACTTAGAGAGATTGCTGGATGAAAAATCGTCAGAGCCATGGAGTCATCGTCGCCTTCCCACAGTGACAGCTACTTATCCTGCTGTCATTGATAGTGATGAAGAGGGAGATGAAGCAGGAGGATTTCTTAGGCTCAGGGACAGTCAGAAGTCTGCATCGAAGTCATATGGAATATCAAGTTATGGGAACTTCCTTGACAAAGATAGCAATGCTGGACAAGCTGCCTCTAAACAGATCAGGGCACTTCGCAAGAAACTGCAGCAGATTGAGATGCTCGAGGCTAAACAACTGGATGGTCATCAGCTTGATAATCAGCAGCTAGCAAAGCTTGAGTCAAGGGCTGCCCTTGAGGGTGAACTTGCAGAACTCGGCATTCCCACAGATTTAAGAACTCCAGTCTGTGTTACAGAAGAAAAGACAAACAAGAAATCTAGTGTTTCTAAGAAACAGAAGCGGAAAAACAAGCAGGCAGCACATTCTGATACTCCCTTGGTGAAAAGGGAGGACAGGGACCAAATCTATGTCAAGGATCTTCAGGAAGTCTTACCAGTCCATATTTCTGCAGAAAAG GAAGCAAGCGTTGCTGATTCAATCAAACCCTCAGAGCATGTCACTTTCATTAACACAAAGGCTATCTCTTGTCCATTGGAAAACAAAGCTTCCCAGCCAACTTCGTCAAAGAAGAAGAATAGGAAAGGTGGCTTATCGTTGTTTCTGAGTGGTGCTCTTGATGACACCCCAAAACCAAGCCCGCCTACCCCTGTTGTGACTGTCACACCAAAGCATGAAGGTCCTGCCTGGGGTGGTGCTAAGGTAACAAAGGGATCTGCTTCCCTTCGAGATATTCAAAGCGAGCAGAGGAAAACAAACGAGCCGATCACGGCCAAGGCAAAAGACCGCTTTGAGGACTCACCTGACAGTGCTGGGCGCATGCGACTTTCTTCGTTTATACCTGATGCACGCTCTACACCGATAACTGTCACACCTGCTCGTGTCGTGCCTGCTTCTGAAGGGGATAAGAGCACACTATCCTGGTCGTCTTCTGCTACCTCACCTAATGTATCGCGGCCTTCTCTCAGGGACATACAGATGCAACAG GAGAAACGGCAAACTGGCATCTCCCACAGTCCAAAAACCAGGACATCGGGCTTCGCTATACCTTCCCAGGGCACATCACCTGAGGTTGGTGGCATCAAGGACAATGTTCCCAACCGCTGGTTCAAGCCAGAGGCCGACGCTCCATCCTCGATTCGCTCGATCCAGATTGAAGAGCAGGCGATGAAGGACTTCAAGCGCTTCTATAGCAACGTGAGGATTGTCAAGCCACAGATCCAGTGA